In Arachis hypogaea cultivar Tifrunner chromosome 17, arahy.Tifrunner.gnm2.J5K5, whole genome shotgun sequence, a single window of DNA contains:
- the LOC112763402 gene encoding uncharacterized protein: MGPFPNSNGFLYILLAVDYVSKWVEAIPTRTDDANVVLSFVRNNIICRFGSPRAIVSDQEHKAYWAIKECNPSLGGAGIERKLQLAELECLRLEAYENSRLYKEKMKAIHDRNIRGKEFKAGDLVLLYISRLRLLPGKLRSKWEGPYQVVKAEPYWVYHLCHPSSSDIFKVNRHRLKLYHGEQMKSNKEIEVFLLEDTPRGKEQ; the protein is encoded by the exons atggggccatttccaaattctaatggtttcctCTACATTCTACTCgccgttgattatgtgtccaaatgggtggaagcaataccCACCCGGACGGATGATGCTAATGTGGTCCTTTCTTTTGTGAGAAATAATATCATTTGTAGAtttgggtcaccacgagcaatcgtgagcgaccaag AGCACAAGGCGTATTGGGCCATTAAGGAGTGTAATCCGAGTTTGGGTGGAGCCGGAATTGAGAGGAAGCTACAATTAGCGGAGTTGGAATGTTTGAGgcttgaagcttatgagaactctagactttacaaggaaaAAATGAAAGCCATCCATGATAGGAACATAAGAGGCAAAGAATTCAAGGCCGGTGATCTTGTCCTTCTTTACATTTCTAGATTGAGATTGTTGCCCGGTAAACTAAGGTCAAAATGGGAAGGCCCATATCAAGTAGTGAAGGCGGAACCCTATTGGGTTTACCATTTGTGCCATCCCTCAAGTTCGGATATCTTCAAGGTCAATAGGCACCGTCTCAAGTTGTATCATGGTGAACAAatgaagagcaacaaagagattgaggtattccttttggaagatacACCTCGTGGCAAAGAGCAATGA